The Gemmatimonadota bacterium DNA window GCCGATTGGGCAGAAGGCAACCCGCGCACCAGCGGGCAGTGCATTGACGCGACGGGGCTCAAGGGACTCCGTGTCGGCGGCGTGGAAGTCTCCCCGATGCACGCGAACTATTTCGTCAACACCGGCGACGGCACCGCCGCCGATGTGATCGCGCTGATGCAGCAGGTACGGCATCGGGTGAGGGAACGGTGGAGCGTGGAGTTGGTGCCGGAGGTGAAGCTTATCGGCACGCAGGGCGACGTGATCACGCTCGGTCGTTAGCCGTTAGTCGTTGGTCATTAGAAAGGTCCTTCGACTTCGCCCGCTTCGCGGGCTTCGCTCAGGATGACAACCCACCCTTCTAACGACTAACGACTAACGACTAACGACCAATGACTATTCCTTCCCCACCGTATCCGCCCTCACCCGTTCCGCCTCCCCCTTCCTCCCCAACGCTTCATACTCCGCCGCCATATCCGTCCGCGCCGCCTTCAGGTACGACACCGACGGCTCCGCTTGCGTGACCAGGATGTCGAACCCCGCCTTCGTTTCGTCCAGCGCCTCCGCATATCGCTTCTGCCGTAGCATTGAGCGACCGAGCTTGAGCCGGGCGATCGCGGTGTTGACGTGGGTGCCCCCCTGCGAGGCGGTGAAGATCCGCTTCGCCTCGCGGAAGAGGGCTTCGGCGGCGCGATAGTCCTCGCGGCCGTTGGCGACGGCGCCGAGGTTCGAGATGGCAATGCCGGTGCGCCAGTCATCGGGGCCGTGGACCTGTTGGTAGATGGCGCGGACGCGCTGGTAGGAAGCCTCGGCCTCGTCGAAGTGCTTGGCAGCGAGATCCAGCGACGCCAGCTCGTTGAGGGCCGATGCCACGCGCGGGTGATTCGGACCTGCCGTTCGCTGCTGGATGGCGAGGGCCTCGCTGAGCAGCGCACGTGCTTCGTCGGGACGCTCGAGGCGGCTCACCGCGCGCCCGACCTGCGTGATCGCCGACGCCGTCGTGGGATTGTCGGTGCCGTACCAGGCGCGAATGATGTCGAGTGCCTGGCGCTGTTCCTGTTCGGAGAGGGCGTAGTCGCCGCGCTGGAAGGCGCTGGCGCCAAGGTTGGTGTGGATCTCCGCCACCGAAGGATGGCGCGGGCCACGGGTGGCGAGGAGCAAGGGGAGCGCCTCGCGATGCAGCGAGTCGGCGCGCGCGTATTCGCCGGCATAGAAGTAGGTCGCGGCGAGGTGCACCATCGCCGTCGCACGCAGCAGCGGGTCGGCCGTCCGGCGGGCCAGCAGCACCGAGTCCTGGATCGCCCGGGCGGCCTTGTATTCGCCACGCTCCTGCAAGACCGCGCCGAGCGCGGCCATCGCCTCGACAATCGCGGGGTCGCCAGCGGGATAGGTTGTGCGCGCCATGGTGAGGCCTGCGCGCACCAGCGACTCAGCCGGCGCGAGCTGCGCCTGGTCGACGCGCAGGAGGCCCAGGGCCACCAGCCCGGCGGCGACGTCGCGATGGACCGGGCCGTGCAAGGCGCGTTGCCGCGCCAGGGCTCGGGTCAGCAGCGTGTCGGCTCGGTCGTAGTCACCGAGGTGCTGGTGGATCGTGCCCAGCGTCGCAAACAGCTCGGCCTGGCCCTCGGGGTCCCGATCGAGCACCGCGGCTTCCTGTTCGCCGCGCTCGAGCAAGCCGCGAACCGACAGCGAGTCGGCGGGGCCGGCATCGTCACCGCCCCCAGAGAACAGCCCCATCGTGAAGCGTTGAATCCGTTCGGCCCGGCGCGCCTCGAGTTGCGCCGCGTCGCGGGCGTCGGCCAGACGGATCGTGTAGTAGGTCACCAATCCGATCGCGGCGATCACCACCGTGGTGGCGGCCGTGACCTCGCGCCACCGACGGCGCAGCAACTTGCCAGTCCGATACCGCCACCGCGCGGGATGGGCTTCGAGCGGCTCACCGGCGAGGAAGTGGTCGATGTCTCGCGCGAATGCC harbors:
- a CDS encoding serine/threonine protein kinase encodes the protein MTSPAARHARAMALFHRALELPADQREAMLHTWAGDDPEVVSRVRAMLVADAADGDLLGVRIGAMAADLLAAPAAPADGAFGPYRIVRQLGEGGMGIVYLVARDDLGTEAALKILRDAWLSPARRARFRREQRTLARLVHPGIAQLHDAGALEDGTPWFVMEYVEGEHLTDYCERRQLTITERLRLLRAACEAVQYAHARAVIHRDLKPSNILVGADGRVALLDFGIAKHLEDTEDPVQTQTGAGMLTPAYAAPEQLAEGIVSAQTDVHALGVILYELLAGQRPFGGPDAVARRLTEPPVRPSLAAARHGRRTGNDATWRDLDILTLTAIQRDPALRYGTVEAFARDIDHFLAGEPLEAHPARWRYRTGKLLRRRWREVTAATTVVIAAIGLVTYYTIRLADARDAAQLEARRAERIQRFTMGLFSGGGDDAGPADSLSVRGLLERGEQEAAVLDRDPEGQAELFATLGTIHQHLGDYDRADTLLTRALARQRALHGPVHRDVAAGLVALGLLRVDQAQLAPAESLVRAGLTMARTTYPAGDPAIVEAMAALGAVLQERGEYKAARAIQDSVLLARRTADPLLRATAMVHLAATYFYAGEYARADSLHREALPLLLATRGPRHPSVAEIHTNLGASAFQRGDYALSEQEQRQALDIIRAWYGTDNPTTASAITQVGRAVSRLERPDEARALLSEALAIQQRTAGPNHPRVASALNELASLDLAAKHFDEAEASYQRVRAIYQQVHGPDDWRTGIAISNLGAVANGREDYRAAEALFREAKRIFTASQGGTHVNTAIARLKLGRSMLRQKRYAEALDETKAGFDILVTQAEPSVSYLKAARTDMAAEYEALGRKGEAERVRADTVGKE